A region from the Patescibacteria group bacterium genome encodes:
- a CDS encoding ribonuclease HII — MNLLIEKKLTTQGYKLVAGADEAGRGALAGPIVAAVVILSKDLLANPPDWLSWVKDSKILNPQKRQEIFKLARRQIIWSIGLVNSRQIDSKGITWSNHQVVFKAVNKLKVKPDYLLTDYIAKLPKKIKNLPVQSLVDGDAKVLSIALASVMAKVYRDKVMDNYDKKYPNYNFSKNKGYGTKDHLKKLRLLGPCSIHRLTYRPVKDSLV, encoded by the coding sequence ATGAATTTGCTAATTGAAAAAAAATTAACCACCCAAGGTTATAAGTTGGTGGCCGGGGCGGATGAGGCTGGTCGGGGCGCTTTGGCCGGGCCAATTGTGGCGGCAGTGGTTATTTTGTCTAAAGATTTATTAGCCAATCCTCCAGACTGGTTGAGTTGGGTTAAAGATTCTAAAATTTTAAACCCCCAAAAAAGACAGGAAATTTTTAAGTTAGCCCGGCGACAAATTATTTGGTCAATTGGTTTGGTAAATAGCCGCCAAATAGATAGTAAGGGAATAACCTGGTCTAATCATCAGGTGGTCTTTAAAGCTGTAAATAAATTAAAAGTTAAACCAGATTATTTACTGACCGATTATATAGCCAAACTACCCAAAAAAATTAAAAATTTACCCGTACAGAGCCTTGTTGATGGGGATGCTAAAGTTTTGTCTATAGCCCTAGCTTCGGTTATGGCTAAAGTTTATCGGGATAAAGTAATGGATAATTATGACAAAAAATATCCAAACTACAATTTTTCTAAGAATAAAGGTTATGGTACAAAAGATCATCTTAAAAAGCTTAGGCTTTTAGGCCCTTGTTCAATTCATCGTTTAACGTATCGACCAGTTAAAGACAGTTTGGTATAA